AGACCGAACACTATTTCCCCAAGAAAATAATCGCGCCACGTGATCTGCATGAGCTCACGTGGCGCCTTGCACCCACGGAGTTGCTTTTAAGTTAATTCATTCAATCCGAACGCTTGCCAGCTGCGCCGGATTTCCTCATTGATTCGGGCGAGGCGCAACGGCCGGCATCGCCCGAACACGCTTCTGGATGTCCGTTTCGAGGACACCGAAGGTGGCTTCGTGCCGCTGGATGGTAAGCTGGAGGGCGTGCAGCATCCGCTTGGCGGTGTAAAAATTCATAACAATCCGTTGGCTCACCACGATCGGCTGGGAAGGAATCCCGATCGGCTGCGGATTCAAACCGAAGTCAATGATGACCTCTTCCGGCGTTCCAGTCACACGACAGAAATTCGCGTAACTGGCCGTCACCTTGCTGTCATCGATCTGCAGAGTGACCCGAGGTGGA
This is a stretch of genomic DNA from Thermogutta terrifontis. It encodes these proteins:
- a CDS encoding DUF3467 domain-containing protein yields the protein MSDFDLPQPPETGATDPENKASQTAVESQQPQPQQAAPPRVTLQIDDSKVTASYANFCRVTGTPEEVIIDFGLNPQPIGIPSQPIVVSQRIVMNFYTAKRMLHALQLTIQRHEATFGVLETDIQKRVRAMPAVAPRPNQ